A genomic window from Hyla sarda isolate aHylSar1 chromosome 10, aHylSar1.hap1, whole genome shotgun sequence includes:
- the LOC130294111 gene encoding rho guanine nucleotide exchange factor 19-like, whose amino-acid sequence MALFCRKRSYPDSPPPVEVTVKRCASCPVACTPHVNLHRCLDDRGLLPRLFRHKKSRKQVTGGKWKSYDDVTLQSMTSQHLEGQDPSEGEFGKSKVFNNPIYQPPVCTTPPHDSSTGPQETEDPKIHIEEASPDTTSQNPSLQMKTPQEPSLITSPPEQSLIGRLMKESRRWKRKESKFVHTQPLYQDYCVYYTKGAPGLSPSVFSVDTSLSFAGLISSSLLGSQVINASPPLYTSSLWQELPEVKVKGIVQTMSPQKRQLQEAIFEVVASEASYLRSLSVAIGHFQKSRRIQECLGTSDRHTLFSNLPSVREVSERFLLDLEEGLEKDLYLSDIGERVLRHCPEFKRVYIPYVTNQMYQEKLMQQLIRENARFLQVLQKLEEQPVCKRQLLKSFLVLPFQRITRLKILLENILKLAQGDVELSSSLHNAASAVGEIVSRCNEGVRCMMQTEELVLLEKRMDFHHTKSLPLISRGRALVQHGELVRIFFQELGIGHKPRLASKPIYIHLFSDLLLLSSRTDAGRFQVTDYARRGQVKADNVKAKALGLPTLVFLLRLTQNHSGLSCEIVLQATNEFEKEHWISQITRQMSQESSC is encoded by the exons ATGGCGCTGTTCTGCAGAAAACGCTCTTACCCGGACTCTCCTCCGCCTGTGGAGGTAACGGTGAAGCGGTGCGCCTCCTGCCCCGTGGCCTGTACGCCCCACGTGAACCTGCACAGATGCCTCGATGATCGGGGACTGCTGCCACGTCTATTCCGTCACAAGAAGTCCAGGAAACAGGTCACTGGTGGAAAATGGAAATCGTATGATGATGTCACTTTACAGTCAATGACCTCACAGCACCTAGAAGGGCAAGACCCCAGCGAAG GTGAATTCGGCAAATCTAAAGTCTTCAACAATCCCATTTACCAACCTCCTGTCTGTACGACTCCTCCACATGATTCTTCTACGGGACCACAAGAAACAGAAGACCCAAAGATTCATATAGAGGAGGCTTCTCCAGATACCACTTCACAGAACCCATCTCTTCAGATGAAAACACCCCAGGAACCGAGCCTGATCACAAGCCCCCCAGAACAAAG CCTGATTGGGAGACTGATGAAGGAGTCTCGTCGGTGGAAGAGGAAGGAGTCGAAGTTCGTGCACACAC AGCCGCTTTATCAAGACTATTGTGTCTATTACACTAAGGGAGCGCCAGGCTTGTCCCCATCTGTCTTCTCGGTAGACACTTCCCTGTCCTTTGCGGGTCTCATCTCTTCCTCTCTACTTGGAAGTCAAGTGATCAATGCAAGCCCCCCACTTTACACCTCATCATTGTGGCAGGAGCTCCCAGAAGTTAAAGTGAAGGGAATTGTTCAAACTATGAGCCCCCAAAAGCGGCAACTCCAGGAG GCTATATTTGAGGTTGTGGCGTCGGAGGCCTCATACCTGCGCAGTCTGTCTGTAGCCATTGGTCATTTCCAGAAATCGCGGAGGATACAGGAATGTTTGGGCACCTCGGACAGGCACACCCTGTTCTCCAATCTTCCCAGTGTTCGGGAGGTCAGTGAGAG ATTTCTTCTGGATCTAGAAGAAGGTTTGGAGAAGGACCTCTACTTGTCTGATATTGGAGAACGGGTTCTGAGGCATTGTCCTGAATTCAAGAGGGTTTACATTCCTTATGTGACCAACCAGATGTACcaagaaaaactgatgcaacaacTCAT TCGAGAGAACGCAAGGTTCCTGCAGGTTCTCCAGAAGCTTGAAGAGCAGCCCGTGTGCAAGAGACAGCTCCTGAAATCTTTCTTGGTTCTCCCATTTCAAAGGATAACGCGCCTGAAGATCCTCCTGGAG aatATCCTGAAGTTGGCACAGGGGGATGTTGAGTTGTCGTCATCTCTTCACAATGCTGCATCCGCTGTTGGAGAG ATTGTGTCTCGGTGTAATGAAGGGGTGAGGTGTATGATGCAGACAGAGGAGCTGGTATTACTAGAGAAGAGGATGGATTTCCACCACACCAAG TCTCTACCCCTCATCTCCAGGGGTCGTGCCCTTGTCCAGCACGGAGAACTCGTGAGGATATTTTTCCAAGAGTTGGGCATTGGTCATAAACCACGCCTGGCCAGTAAGCCCATCTATATCCATCTCTTCAGTGACTTATTGCTTCTATCCAGCAGAACAGA CGCTGGTCGCTTCCAGGTGACGGATTACGCAAGACGAGGGCAAGTGAAAGCGGACAACGTCAAGGCCAAGGCCCTAGGCCTCCCGACACTGGTCTTCTTACTGCGCCTGACACAGAACCATAGTGGCCTGAGCTGTGAGATCGTCCTCCAGGCCACCAACGA ATTTGAGAAGGAGCATTGGATCTCCCAGATAACACGACAGATGTCACAGGAGTCCAGCTGCTGA